Proteins co-encoded in one Cydia strobilella chromosome 14, ilCydStro3.1, whole genome shotgun sequence genomic window:
- the LOC134747410 gene encoding uncharacterized protein LOC134747410 — MTLKHEAMAIKNIMITARGPFFVCESGLKDSSRKEITHRKSTRASGHEDSERVRRTRRRAQRHKQQSSRRRRRQLKHAGGAACPCAFALEGLRWNPRRLQYRRPRHRPRLGLRAVFDPQGRARGGPGRGRLLFRGVKTDAPGRRPQHYPARRQGACFAGNPTRHLTALPVSLKVLKQLPLRFESLQQWAYTKY, encoded by the exons ATGACTCTGAAACACGAAGCAATggctataaaaaatattatgatcacGGCGCGAGGACCTTTTTTTGTTTGCGAAAGTGGACTGAAGGACTCTAGCAGGAAGGAGATAACGCATCGGAAGAGCACACgag CTTCAGGACACGAAGACAGCGAGAGGGTGCGGAGGACGAGGCGGAGGGCGCAGAGGCACAAGCAGCAGAGCAGCCGGCGTCGTCGCCGGCAGCTGAAACATGCTGGGGGTGCGGCATGCCCCTGCGCCTTTGCCTTAG AGGGCCTCAGATGGAACCCTCGGCGGCTTCAATACCGCCGACCCCGCCACCGACCCCGGTTGGGGTTGCGCGCCGTATTCGACCCTCAAGGCCGGGCTCGGGGCGGACCAGGTCGCGGCCGGTTGCTATTCCGGGGCGTCAAGACCGACGCACCCGGCCGCCGACCGCAGCATTACCCTGCGCGGCGCCAGGGTGCATGCTTCGCAGGAAACCCTACTAGG CATCTCACTGCCTTGCCTGTCTCTCTCAAAGTCCTCAAGCAACTGCCTTTGCGTTTTGAGAGTCTACAACAATGGGCTTATACTAAGTATTAG